DNA from Leptolyngbya sp. FACHB-261:
CGCTGGAATGCCAGCGATTGCATCATTATCCCTCCTGAAAGTTAAACGTTAAAGCGTTGAATGCGTGAGCCCTTATGTTGACAAAAGAGGTTGATATGCTGAAACAGACTCACTACCCAATGGTGATTGGCGACGAACTGATCGAAACCGGCAGCCAAGACGTACTCGATCCCGCTAAGGGCGAGGTGTTTGCCACAGTGGCAATGTCCACAGTGGAAGACGTCAATCGGGCGGTTGCTGCTGCCAAAAAAGCACAAGTAGATTGGGCAAATCTTTCTTACGGCGAACGCAGTGTTGCCCTGCTGAAATTTGCTGATGCAGTTGAACAGCAGGCTGACCAACTAGCGAAATTGGAAAGCCTACAGACCGGCAAACCGATGAAGCTAGCTAGCAATAGCGATATTCCCTTTGCTGTTGATAACCTGCGCTATTTCGCCTCCGCCCTGCGACGTCAGGAAGGGGCAGCAGCAGGCAGCTACGTGGGCGGCTATACCAGCATGCTGCGCCGCGAACCCTTAGGTGTGGTTGCAGGCATTTGTCCCTGGAATTACCCCTTAATGATGGCCGTGTGGAAGCTAGGCCCTGCGCTGGCAGCAGGCAATGCCATCGTGATCAAGCCAGCTCCTAACACACCGATTACCACCATCGAATTAGCCAAAATTGCCTTGGACTCTGGGCTGCCTTCAGGTCTAATTAATGTAGTTACGGGGGGTGCCGCTGTAGGCGAAGCTTTGTGCTCCCATCCCGACGTACGAATGGTTAGCTTCACCGGCAGCACTGCCACCGGCAAGCGCATTATGGATTTAGCCAGCCAGACCGTGAAGCGGGTAACGCTGGAGTTGGGTGGCAAAGCACCCTTTGTTGTCTTTGCTGATGCCGACATTGAAGCAGCCGCGCAGGGCGCGGTTGTCGCTGGCTACATGAACACCGGGCAAGACTGTACGGCAGCGACGCGCATTTACGTGCAGAGCCCCGTGTATGATGCCTTTCTGAGCCGTTTCAAGGAACTGAGCCAGCAGATCCGGGTTGGCGATCCATCTGACCTCAGCACCGATGTAGGACCCTTGGTCAGCGAAGCTCAACGCTTCAAGGTTCACGGCTACGTCGAAGAAGCTCGTCAGCAGGGCATTGAAGTTGTCCTAGGCGGTGAGATGCCTAGCGGTCCAGGCTTCTTCTACCCGCCCACTATCCTGGCCAATGCTCCCCAAGAGTCAAACTGCGTGCAGGAAGAGATCTTTGGCCCTGTCTTAGTGGTTAACCGCTTTGAGACTGAAGATGAAGCAATTGCACTGGCCAATGGTGTGAGCTATGGCTTAGCAGGGAGCGTCTGGACTAGCAATGTCCAGCGAGCCATGCGCCTGTCAGCAGATCTGCAATGTGGCACAGTCTGGGTTAACGATCACCTGCCGATTGCTAGTGAGATGCCTCATGGCGGCTTTAAGCAGAGCGGTATCGGCAAAGATATGTCTCACTACGCGATTGAGGAGTACACCGTTGTCAAGCACGTCATGCTTGAGATGACAGGAGCCCAGCGCAAACCCTGGCACTTTACGGTCTTTGGTGACGCTGATTAATTTCTCAGCAAAGCTTAGGCTCCCTGAGAGCTGCCTTGAGAAGACAGGCCCTTTCAGGGAGCTTAGCTACGCTTAGATAATGCGAAGAGCCCTACGAAGACAAGCGGACCTCAATATTCCAGTTAGCTCAAACCTAATCGGAACTGTTAGTTCTCTACACATTTAGAACTGTATTAAAGTCCTGTGAACATGTTCGTGTTTGATATAAAGATTTCGGTTACAGTGTTCTGGTTGGGTGAGGAACAGCCCATCTAAAGTGTTACTAGTGAAGTCGGCTGCTCAATAGCTTGCAGATTTACTCCTCTCCCCTTCTTTCCCTTTCCTGTAATGTATAGTCTTCAAGAGCCACCCCTACACCTTGCACTGATTCAGTCAACCGTGTCAGGCTTTCTTCCATCCGTCTAACCAACAGCGTCAGATTTTGCAATTCCTCCAAACTATTAGAAACGTTCGCTCTACCCTGCTGTTCAAACTCTTGAAATTCCATCTCACGCTTGCTCATCAATCTATACTAGTATTTTAAGACGCTCGGTATCCTCTAACGTCAGCACTTCTTCGATATAAAGCTCAGCCATTTGGCCCGACTGAAGCATCTCTTAAAAGAGATAGAATTATGAATACTGGTACAGAGCAGACTGGCGAAACGATGGGTCGAGTTGTCCTATTTGAGAACAATAAGCTATCGGCTGAGCTAGCCTGCGACTATCTTGAGAACGAAGGCTGGACAGTAAGAATAACCAACCTTCGAGAGGATTTGATTCGGGTTATCAGTAGTTTCGAGCCGAAACTTTTAATCTTCGCCTTGTATATTGCACCTCACGAATCGCTCCTACAACTACGGGGGCTGAGATTTGTATTTCCCAACCTTGCCATCCTGGCATTGAGCACGTTTATGGGGGAAGTTTGGGAAGCACAGGTGAGGCAAGCCGGAGCTGATGAATATCTCAACAAACCCTTTGACCTAGAGGAGTTGCAAGTAGCTATGCGCCAAGCTTTGTCTGTACGGTGCTGAACCAGCAGCCCCCCTTACCAAAACCGGCCTTAATAAGGCTGCTCATACTAAAGCTTAGAGATTTAAGTTCTAACCCCAAAGCCTATCTGCGCTTTATTCGTAATATACTGAATATATTATTGACAAATTGATAAACATATTCGTTAATCAAAAGCGAAAACTAGAGCAAAACAGGAAGTTCTACTCAGTTACTCCTCTTCAATGCCTCTAGTTTTTCTTAGTTTTCTTATTTATTGGCAGTGCAAAAATTTGTCTTAAAGTAGACGCTGACACGCAGATACTACTGCAAACACGTAACTACTGAGAATGACCACTAGCCAACGGCTTGCGGTCTCTTTGTTTTGCGAATCTGAGCTTGCGCTACAGAGTCGAGGACAGCGTTTGTATAGCCTGCCTGGTACAGCGGGTCCAATTGATTTGCTGAAGCCCCTGCCTTACCATCTGCAAAGCCTGCAAGATAGAGGCGCAGCTCAGCTTCTGTTTGATCTTGGCCTTGGTACATGCGGTACATGTTTTTCGCCCACCTAGTCCACTTTAGAGTCACATTATTCGTTGTAGAAGTCGTCAGCTATTCGGCTGAATGCCTAAAGCTAAATGACCAAAGCCCTTGGCTAGCATTAGTTTTTAGCAGAAGCAAGGGTTTTAATTCGGTTTTTAAGGTCTTCAGCCTCAGCTTCTAAGGAACGGATCAGACCGTAGAACCTCGGAGACGTTGGTTCTACGCCGCTCAGCTCGTCCAGCTTATTTTTAACTTTGTTGAACATCGCTTGCGCTTCGTCCAGATTCATCAACTCGATATCATTACCGGTTAGTTCATCATAAACTTCTCGAACCTCGGCATCGCTTAGCATCACCTATCTCCCGTTTGTAACTTAGCTTACCCTTTGCTCAGATTTTAGAACTGGAAAGCAGCCGGTGCTTCCTCCAGGAGGAGGGTAGCCGCTTTTGCTTTTGTGCACTTTTGCTTTTGTGCAACTACAAGTTTAGGGAGCATTACAAGCAACAATGCAGCCTTCTGAGGACCTTTGTATGGCAGTTGCTAGACGCTCTCTAATTGGAACATCCCCGGAGAGTCACAGTCGCCGAGCCTGGCGTACTACACTCGTAATCAGAGATGTTCAGAAAACCAGGAGACTCCAGCTATGCATACGATTAGCCGCACCACGGATATGGAAGTCACCAGCATTCGCCTTGAGCGGGAGCTGAAGGACAAACTCAAGGAGCTTTCTGGCAATCAGGGCTACCAGGCCCTGATTCGTGACGTGCTCTGGAATTATGTCCAACGCAAGTTAGGAGATTGCACACCTCGCCTTGATAGAGCTGAGATTCGCGCTAGTGTGCCCGCTGTCGCTCAGCAAGAAGAGCATTGCGCCCTTACTGGCAAGCTCATCCATCCAAACGAGTCTATGTTGTTGGGACTCACAACAACCGGTGAGATGGTTCCCCTGAGTACTGAGAGTTTAGCTTGACTATCAGCCGACACCCGCTACAGGTTAGCTGATGATGGGCTCGCAGCGGTGGAGACCCTTGCCGAATCGTTGCGAGCTTATAGACCTAAACGCCTGCACAATTTTTTGTTATCCATGAGTTCAACCTCAGTGATTTACCCGGACCCAGGCCAGTGCTCAGGGGAAATTGCAAGCGTGTGTGAGCAATTCTCATACACAAGCTCGATGCAGTACAATCGCCGTCCCCCTGTTAATGAATAGGGGGATTTTTATTGAAGCTTTTAGGTAAGTCTCAGTCTCAAATTCAGTTCGATGATTGCCCAGCGGGGCAGAGTTTTAGATGAGCAATCGCATGAGTAATCTTGTGATTATTGGGGCGGGAGCCGCCGGTCTGGCCGCGGGCCATGCACTTCAAGCAGCAGGGCAAACGGTCACGATTCTGGAAGCTCGTAATCGCATCGGTGGTCGGGTGTGGACAGACCGCAGCTTCGTCGATTTTCCGATTGAAAACGGCGCTGAATTCATTCATGGCGATCAAGCGATCACTTGGCAATGGGTGCGCGCAATTCAAGCACAAACCATTCCTATTGGTAAATATTCCAGCTACGCCTATGAATACGAAGGTAGGCTTTATTCCTATGAAGAAATGCTGCGCTGGCCCGATTTTGCTCGCGTTTTTGGTTTAGAAGAGCAAGAAATCGGTCAGCTAGATCTCACGAAGCCGGATCAATCAGTGCAGCATTGGTTAGCGCGGCTGGGGATCACGCCGCAAGCGCAGCAGACCGCAGCCCAATTTCTAGCGCATCCTTACTTGGCTGAGCCGGAAGATATTGGCGTCGCCGATTTGGCTCATGAAGTGCAAGTGCACCACTCTGGCTACGGCAACTTTCGCCTGCGGGATGGCTATGACCAGATTATGACTGCGCTAGCTCAGGGCCTCGATCTGCAACTCAATACTGCTGTTCAGACGG
Protein-coding regions in this window:
- a CDS encoding response regulator — protein: MNTGTEQTGETMGRVVLFENNKLSAELACDYLENEGWTVRITNLREDLIRVISSFEPKLLIFALYIAPHESLLQLRGLRFVFPNLAILALSTFMGEVWEAQVRQAGADEYLNKPFDLEELQVAMRQALSVRC
- a CDS encoding aminobutyraldehyde dehydrogenase; its protein translation is MLKQTHYPMVIGDELIETGSQDVLDPAKGEVFATVAMSTVEDVNRAVAAAKKAQVDWANLSYGERSVALLKFADAVEQQADQLAKLESLQTGKPMKLASNSDIPFAVDNLRYFASALRRQEGAAAGSYVGGYTSMLRREPLGVVAGICPWNYPLMMAVWKLGPALAAGNAIVIKPAPNTPITTIELAKIALDSGLPSGLINVVTGGAAVGEALCSHPDVRMVSFTGSTATGKRIMDLASQTVKRVTLELGGKAPFVVFADADIEAAAQGAVVAGYMNTGQDCTAATRIYVQSPVYDAFLSRFKELSQQIRVGDPSDLSTDVGPLVSEAQRFKVHGYVEEARQQGIEVVLGGEMPSGPGFFYPPTILANAPQESNCVQEEIFGPVLVVNRFETEDEAIALANGVSYGLAGSVWTSNVQRAMRLSADLQCGTVWVNDHLPIASEMPHGGFKQSGIGKDMSHYAIEEYTVVKHVMLEMTGAQRKPWHFTVFGDAD